From a region of the Thermococcus sp. genome:
- a CDS encoding DUF4855 domain-containing protein, whose protein sequence is MENTDIEAPSRYFTHVFAQPNYYQGKTTDFDEWYYLFKSFRDGHNLNNMEMECDGGVKNSETLKERACEYIQYAKNFPHRAYYYGTDIMNLEIMEDYCHARGKNYIF, encoded by the coding sequence TTGGAGAACACGGATATTGAAGCCCCGAGCAGGTACTTCACGCATGTTTTTGCTCAGCCAAACTACTACCAAGGGAAGACCACAGATTTTGATGAGTGGTATTACCTCTTCAAATCCTTTAGAGATGGGCATAATCTTAACAATATGGAGATGGAGTGCGACGGTGGAGTTAAAAATTCAGAGACATTAAAAGAGCGGGCCTGTGAATACATCCAATATGCCAAGAACTTCCCGCATAGAGCGTATTACTACGGAACTGACATAATGAATTTGGAAATCATGGAGGATTACTGCCATGCACGTGGTAAGAATTACATATTTTAA
- a CDS encoding 50S ribosomal protein L15e has product MSMYKYIREAWKSPKKSYVGELLKVRMIKWRREPVVVRAERPTRLDRARSLGYQAKQGYVVVRVRVRKGGRKRPRWKGGRKPSKMGQVKYSPKKSLQWIAEEKAARKFPNLEVLNSYWVGEDGMYRWFEVIMVDPHHPVIKADPKIAWIAGKAHKGRVFRGLTSAGRKSRGLRNKGKGAEKVRPSIRANKGRGK; this is encoded by the coding sequence ATGAGCATGTACAAATACATTAGGGAAGCCTGGAAGAGCCCGAAGAAGAGCTACGTGGGAGAGCTTCTCAAGGTCAGGATGATAAAGTGGAGGAGGGAGCCGGTCGTCGTCCGCGCCGAGAGACCGACCAGGCTTGACAGGGCCAGGAGCCTCGGCTATCAGGCCAAGCAGGGCTACGTGGTCGTCCGCGTCCGCGTCAGGAAGGGCGGAAGGAAGAGGCCCAGGTGGAAGGGCGGAAGGAAGCCGAGCAAGATGGGTCAGGTCAAGTACAGCCCGAAGAAGAGCCTCCAGTGGATAGCCGAGGAGAAGGCCGCTCGTAAGTTCCCGAACCTTGAGGTCCTCAACAGCTACTGGGTCGGCGAGGACGGAATGTACAGGTGGTTCGAGGTCATAATGGTCGACCCGCACCACCCGGTCATCAAGGCCGACCCAAAGATAGCCTGGATTGCAGGCAAGGCCCACAAGGGTCGCGTCTTCCGTGGGCTCACCTCAGCAGGCAGGAAGAGTCGCGGCCTGAGGAACAAGGGCAAAGGAGCTGAAAAGGTCAGGCCCAGCATAAGGGCCAACAAGGGCAGGGGCAAGTGA
- a CDS encoding phosphatase PAP2 family protein has protein sequence MAMLKQRIKLMLEFLTVYAGWTIYGVLYPLIGHWSINYNELLLKLPGTSRHFVLTLLLWTKGHHMVYVVMRTAYITGFTWTMVLTFGYVLLAGDVPRARKLVLGYATAFTLLAVIFAVANVNAPHYVYPGLPERYAPNGWQARPQFVLPSPHCTIATISFLALWRRREWPARVLALWIALIPPATVLLAEHWVWDAITGIILGFLVHRYIRQTG, from the coding sequence ATGGCCATGCTAAAGCAGAGGATAAAATTGATGCTTGAGTTCCTGACGGTTTACGCGGGCTGGACAATCTACGGAGTCCTCTATCCCCTAATCGGACATTGGAGCATCAATTACAATGAACTCCTGCTGAAGCTCCCGGGAACCTCTAGGCACTTCGTCCTCACACTCCTCCTGTGGACCAAAGGGCATCACATGGTCTACGTGGTTATGAGAACCGCCTACATAACTGGGTTCACTTGGACGATGGTGCTGACGTTCGGATACGTTCTACTCGCTGGAGACGTTCCACGAGCGAGAAAGCTCGTGCTCGGCTACGCGACCGCATTCACCCTTCTCGCGGTCATCTTTGCGGTGGCCAACGTAAACGCTCCCCATTACGTCTATCCTGGACTTCCCGAGAGGTACGCTCCCAACGGCTGGCAGGCCCGGCCCCAGTTTGTACTCCCATCACCCCACTGCACCATCGCGACGATAAGCTTCCTTGCACTGTGGAGACGCAGGGAATGGCCCGCCAGGGTGCTGGCTTTGTGGATAGCCCTCATTCCCCCTGCGACGGTTCTTCTCGCCGAACACTGGGTATGGGACGCCATCACAGGGATTATTCTGGGGTTCCTGGTGCATCGGTACATCCGGCAAACAGGATAA
- a CDS encoding Xaa-Pro peptidase family protein, with the protein MRIEKLVRLMRENEFDGALISPGTNLYHLTGLHIHESGERITLLVVNSDGEYQLLAPSLYENTIRDFPVTFWRDGENPYEKLAWILGELELSSGRILVENTMRSDWLINVIKLGNGNFEFYHLNLLMRMLRMRKDPAEIRLMERAAKVADRVFEEILNLEFIGMRERDLALKIELLIRELSNGLSFEPIVASGENGANPHHLPGSRRLRKGDFVIIDYGAKVEGYCSDITRTIALGRPNEKLLEIYEIVKDAQERAYRAVREGALARDVDGAARETIEKAGYGGYFTHRTGHGLGLDVHEEPFIGPDGEVTLREGMTFTIEPGVYVPGLGGVRIEDDVVVKEGRGKRLTKADRELVVL; encoded by the coding sequence GTGCGGATTGAAAAACTGGTCCGGCTTATGAGAGAGAACGAATTTGACGGTGCTTTAATAAGCCCTGGAACAAACCTCTATCACCTGACGGGCCTTCATATCCACGAATCCGGTGAGAGAATCACGCTGCTGGTCGTTAACTCGGATGGGGAGTACCAGCTCCTGGCACCGAGCCTCTACGAGAACACCATCCGGGACTTCCCGGTGACCTTCTGGCGAGATGGGGAGAACCCCTATGAAAAACTGGCATGGATACTCGGAGAGCTCGAACTTTCAAGCGGCAGGATCCTCGTGGAAAATACAATGCGTTCCGACTGGCTGATAAACGTTATAAAACTGGGCAACGGGAACTTCGAGTTCTATCATCTGAACCTCCTGATGAGGATGCTGAGGATGAGAAAAGACCCGGCGGAAATACGTCTCATGGAAAGAGCAGCCAAGGTTGCCGATAGGGTCTTCGAGGAGATACTGAACCTAGAGTTCATTGGAATGCGCGAGAGAGATCTCGCTTTGAAGATTGAACTGCTTATCAGGGAACTCTCAAATGGGTTATCCTTTGAGCCGATAGTGGCGAGCGGAGAGAACGGGGCGAACCCCCATCATCTTCCGGGCAGCAGGAGACTTCGGAAGGGGGATTTTGTCATCATAGACTACGGTGCAAAAGTGGAGGGGTACTGCTCGGATATAACGCGGACGATAGCCCTGGGAAGGCCAAACGAAAAGCTGCTCGAAATATACGAAATTGTCAAGGATGCACAGGAGAGAGCATACAGGGCCGTCCGTGAGGGTGCTCTCGCGAGGGATGTGGACGGGGCCGCGAGGGAGACGATAGAGAAAGCCGGCTACGGCGGGTACTTCACCCACAGGACAGGCCATGGTCTGGGTCTTGACGTCCACGAGGAGCCTTTCATCGGACCGGATGGGGAAGTGACTCTGAGGGAGGGAATGACCTTCACGATAGAACCCGGCGTCTACGTTCCTGGTCTTGGGGGAGTGAGGATAGAGGACGATGTTGTGGTGAAGGAGGGTAGGGGGAAGCGATTGACCAAGGCGGACCGCGAACTCGTGGTGCTCTGA